One Helicobacter sp. MIT 21-1697 genomic window carries:
- a CDS encoding phosphoglycerate kinase, with protein sequence MREAGIELMKNTKSVRDIDIKDKRVLIRVDFNVPMDEDFDISDDTRIREALPTINYCIDNHAKNIVLVSHLGRPKGRSAEFSLKHVLKRVERLLGRDIAFAETIENVENLQQQNEGSVILLENIRFYEGEEKNDEELSTKLASLCDIYVNDAFGTSHRAHSSTCGIAKYAKERVAGLLLKKEIDSFAKAMANPLKPVLLIVGGSKVSSKLALLHNILNVVDKIIIGGAMSNTFLKARGFDMQKSLVEDDLVGDARKILDKAKEGKVKIYLPVDVVSTDDIKEHRHIKITPAQDIPEGFMAVDMGPATSKLFSEVVRDSQTIIWNGPLGIYEIQAFSRGTFNLAHAVSDTYAFSLIGGGDTADAIDKAGERDNMSFISTGGGASLELLEGKILPAFEVLERK encoded by the coding sequence ATGAGAGAAGCCGGTATAGAATTAATGAAAAATACAAAAAGTGTGCGCGATATTGATATTAAAGACAAAAGGGTGCTTATTCGTGTGGATTTTAATGTGCCAATGGACGAGGATTTTGATATTTCAGATGATACGCGTATTCGCGAAGCACTACCCACTATCAATTATTGCATTGATAATCACGCAAAAAATATAGTGCTTGTAAGCCATTTAGGACGTCCCAAAGGGCGCAGTGCAGAGTTTTCGCTTAAACACGTCCTCAAGCGCGTAGAGCGACTTTTGGGACGCGATATAGCTTTTGCAGAAACGATAGAAAATGTAGAGAATCTCCAACAACAAAACGAGGGTAGTGTCATTTTGCTTGAAAATATTAGATTCTATGAGGGAGAGGAAAAAAATGATGAGGAACTCTCTACCAAGCTCGCCTCTCTTTGTGATATATATGTCAATGACGCTTTTGGCACAAGCCACCGCGCACATTCAAGCACTTGTGGTATTGCTAAATATGCTAAAGAACGTGTAGCGGGATTGCTACTCAAAAAAGAAATTGATTCGTTTGCCAAAGCAATGGCAAATCCGCTCAAACCTGTGCTACTTATCGTTGGTGGAAGCAAGGTAAGCTCAAAACTCGCACTTTTGCACAATATCCTCAATGTTGTAGATAAAATTATTATAGGTGGTGCGATGAGCAATACTTTTCTCAAAGCACGAGGCTTTGATATGCAAAAATCTCTTGTGGAAGATGATTTGGTAGGTGATGCACGAAAAATACTTGATAAAGCAAAGGAGGGAAAAGTCAAAATCTATCTGCCCGTAGATGTCGTGAGCACCGATGATATTAAAGAACATCGTCATATCAAAATCACACCTGCACAAGATATACCAGAGGGTTTTATGGCAGTGGATATGGGACCTGCGACAAGCAAGCTCTTTAGCGAAGTAGTGCGAGATTCTCAAACAATTATTTGGAATGGACCACTTGGCATTTATGAAATACAAGCTTTCTCACGCGGAACATTTAACCTTGCTCACGCCGTGAGTGATACTTACGCCTTTAGTCTTATCGGTGGGGGCGATACTGCTGATGCGATAGATAAAGCAGGAGAGAGAGATAATATGAGCTTTATCTCCACAGGCGGTGGAGCGAGTTTAGAGCTGCTTGAAGGGAAGATTCTTCCTGCATTTGAGGTGCTTGAGCGCAAGTAA